Proteins encoded in a region of the Deltaproteobacteria bacterium GWC2_65_14 genome:
- a CDS encoding acetyl-CoA acetyltransferase, giving the protein MANPVIIEAVRTPFGRRGGALREVRPDSLLAHALKGLVERAGISPEKVEDVICGAVTQAGEQAANVARLGVMLAGFPVEVPGVSLNRMCGSSQQAVHFAAQAVAAGDMDFAIGAGIESMTRVPMFSDIACGLENVGFEVLNPALFTHHELIHQGESAERIADRWGIPREETDRFAMESHRRASEAAKRGLHTELLLTTGADKEGKPVALARDEGIRDILDEAKMKALPTVFRPAGNGVVTAGNSSQISDGASAVLVASEEAARAEGLRPKARFLARVAVGSDPTLQLTGVIPATREALRRTGLSLKDIDWIEINEAFATVVISWARDLSADMEKVNRWGGAIAHGHPLGATGAGLFAKMLAGLTATGGRIGLLTMCIGHGMATATVIERI; this is encoded by the coding sequence ATGGCGAATCCGGTGATCATCGAGGCGGTGCGGACACCGTTCGGCCGGCGGGGAGGGGCGCTCCGGGAGGTGCGGCCGGACAGCCTCCTCGCCCACGCGCTGAAGGGGCTGGTGGAGCGGGCGGGGATTTCCCCCGAGAAAGTGGAGGACGTGATCTGCGGCGCGGTCACCCAGGCGGGGGAGCAGGCGGCCAACGTGGCCCGGCTCGGGGTGATGCTGGCCGGCTTCCCGGTCGAAGTGCCCGGCGTCTCGCTCAACCGGATGTGCGGATCGAGCCAGCAGGCGGTCCACTTCGCGGCGCAGGCGGTGGCGGCGGGCGACATGGACTTCGCGATCGGCGCCGGCATCGAGAGCATGACCCGGGTCCCCATGTTCTCCGACATCGCCTGCGGGCTGGAGAACGTGGGGTTCGAGGTGTTGAACCCGGCCCTCTTTACGCATCACGAGCTGATCCACCAGGGGGAGAGCGCGGAGCGGATCGCGGACCGGTGGGGGATCCCGCGGGAGGAGACGGACCGGTTCGCGATGGAGAGCCACCGCAGGGCGAGCGAGGCGGCCAAGCGGGGCCTCCACACGGAGCTTCTTCTGACGACCGGGGCGGACAAGGAAGGGAAGCCGGTCGCGCTGGCAAGGGACGAGGGGATCCGGGATATCCTCGACGAGGCGAAGATGAAGGCGCTGCCCACGGTGTTTCGGCCGGCCGGCAACGGGGTGGTCACGGCGGGCAATTCGAGCCAGATCTCGGACGGGGCCTCCGCGGTGCTGGTGGCAAGCGAAGAGGCGGCGCGGGCTGAGGGGCTGCGGCCGAAGGCCCGCTTCCTCGCGCGGGTCGCCGTGGGATCCGACCCCACCCTCCAGCTTACGGGAGTGATCCCGGCCACCCGCGAGGCGCTGAGGAGGACAGGGCTCTCGCTCAAGGATATCGACTGGATCGAGATCAACGAGGCCTTCGCCACGGTGGTGATCTCGTGGGCGAGGGATCTCTCCGCCGATATGGAGAAGGTGAACCGCTGGGGAGGGGCGATCGCCCACGGGCATCCGCTGGGGGCCACCGGGGCCGGCCTCTTCGCCAAGATGCTCGCCGGGCTTACGGCGACCGGCGGGCGGATCGGGCTTCTGACGATGTGCATCGGCCATGGGATGGCCACGGCCACGGTGATCGAGAGGATCTGA
- a CDS encoding chorismate mutase translates to MEIDEIRKRIDLLDDELLRIFNERARLALAIGEIKKLLGLPVYDPAREKRIFLRMKESNPGPLDGGAIVRLFERVVDESRRLERIMSRAGEEKEC, encoded by the coding sequence GTGGAAATCGACGAAATCCGAAAGCGGATCGACCTGCTGGACGACGAACTGCTGCGCATCTTCAACGAGCGGGCCCGGCTGGCGCTGGCGATCGGGGAGATCAAGAAGCTGCTGGGGCTTCCGGTCTACGACCCGGCCAGGGAAAAGCGGATCTTCCTGCGGATGAAAGAGTCCAACCCCGGTCCCCTTGATGGCGGGGCGATCGTGCGCCTCTTCGAACGCGTCGTCGACGAATCGCGCCGCCTGGAGCGGATCATGTCCCGCGCGGGGGAGGAGAAGGAATGCTGA
- a CDS encoding acyl-CoA dehydrogenase: MDFALSDEQRMISDLAREFARNEIVPVAKELDKEARFPREIIEKAREAGLLNINVPAEYGGSGLGSMELALVAEQLGWGCTGITTSMCLDFLVVEALLMAGTGKQRKKYLGRLMDGKFGCFALTEPAAGSDVAGIRTRAVKRGDRYILNGAKVWITNASVADFLVVFAKTDAEGGHKGITLFLVDRNAAGVEVGKPIPKMGQKASPSCEVFLSDVGVPESARIGAEGEGFSLAMRIFDRSRPFVAAMATGLIQRCLDESLAYAMERKSMGVRIVEHQAVGHKIAEMSIRAEAARLLTHRAAWMADRGMRCTEAVAAAKAFAADGAMWAATEAVQVFGGMGYSAEYEVEKLMRDAKLLQIYEGTNEIQRNVIVRELTKR, from the coding sequence ATGGACTTCGCCCTGTCCGACGAGCAGCGGATGATCTCCGACCTCGCGCGGGAGTTCGCGCGAAACGAGATCGTTCCGGTGGCGAAGGAGCTCGACAAGGAGGCGAGATTCCCCCGGGAGATCATCGAGAAGGCGAGGGAGGCGGGGCTGCTCAACATCAATGTCCCCGCAGAGTACGGGGGGAGCGGCCTCGGCAGCATGGAGCTTGCGCTGGTGGCGGAGCAGCTCGGGTGGGGCTGCACCGGGATCACCACTTCGATGTGCCTCGACTTCCTCGTCGTCGAGGCGCTTCTCATGGCGGGGACCGGGAAGCAGAGGAAAAAGTACCTGGGTCGGCTGATGGACGGCAAGTTCGGCTGCTTCGCCCTGACCGAGCCGGCCGCTGGCTCCGACGTGGCGGGGATCCGGACGCGGGCGGTGAAGCGGGGGGACCGGTACATTCTGAACGGCGCGAAGGTGTGGATCACGAACGCCTCGGTGGCAGATTTCCTGGTCGTTTTCGCGAAGACCGATGCGGAAGGGGGTCACAAGGGAATCACCCTGTTTCTCGTCGACCGCAACGCCGCGGGGGTCGAGGTGGGAAAGCCGATCCCGAAGATGGGACAGAAGGCCTCTCCCTCCTGCGAGGTGTTCCTCTCCGACGTCGGGGTGCCGGAGAGCGCGCGGATCGGGGCGGAGGGGGAAGGGTTTTCCCTCGCCATGCGGATCTTCGACCGTTCCCGGCCGTTCGTGGCCGCGATGGCGACGGGATTGATCCAGCGGTGCCTCGACGAGTCGCTCGCCTACGCGATGGAGCGGAAGAGCATGGGCGTGCGGATCGTGGAGCACCAGGCGGTGGGTCACAAGATCGCCGAGATGTCGATCCGCGCCGAAGCCGCCCGGCTTCTCACGCATCGGGCGGCCTGGATGGCGGACCGCGGGATGAGGTGCACGGAGGCGGTGGCGGCGGCGAAGGCCTTCGCGGCGGACGGCGCGATGTGGGCGGCCACCGAGGCGGTGCAGGTATTCGGGGGGATGGGGTACAGCGCCGAGTACGAGGTGGAGAAGCTGATGCGGGACGCCAAGCTCCTCCAGATCTACGAGGGGACCAACGAGATCCAGAGAAACGTCATCGTCCGGGAGTTGACGAAACGGTAG
- a CDS encoding 3-hydroxy-2-methylbutyryl-CoA dehydrogenase — protein MEIRNHTFLVTGGSSGLGAATAVLLAGEGAQVVVADRKPPEKAVQALVTAGKIRYVETDVTDEKSAGAAVDAAAAAGGGLRGLVNCAGVAVAERVLGKSGPHALASFAFCVQVNLVGTFNMIRLAAAEMAKRDPLPTGERGVIVNTASVAAYEGQIGQAAYAASKAGIVGLTLPAARDLSGLGIRVNTIAPGIFDTPMLAGMSDEVRESLGKMAPFPRRLGQPSEYAALVRHIVENPMINGEVIRLDGAIRLAPR, from the coding sequence ATGGAGATCCGGAACCACACGTTCCTCGTCACGGGCGGGAGTTCGGGACTCGGCGCGGCCACCGCGGTTTTGCTCGCCGGCGAGGGGGCGCAGGTAGTGGTCGCGGACCGGAAGCCCCCGGAGAAGGCGGTGCAGGCTCTCGTGACGGCGGGAAAGATCCGGTACGTGGAGACCGACGTGACGGACGAGAAGAGCGCCGGTGCGGCGGTGGATGCGGCCGCGGCTGCCGGCGGAGGGCTGCGCGGGCTGGTGAACTGCGCCGGCGTCGCCGTGGCGGAGCGGGTGCTCGGGAAATCCGGCCCCCACGCCCTGGCCTCCTTCGCCTTCTGCGTCCAGGTGAACCTAGTGGGGACCTTCAACATGATCCGGCTCGCCGCCGCCGAGATGGCGAAGCGGGATCCGCTCCCTACGGGGGAGCGGGGTGTCATCGTGAACACGGCTTCGGTGGCGGCCTACGAGGGGCAGATCGGACAGGCCGCCTACGCCGCCTCGAAGGCCGGCATCGTGGGGCTGACGCTACCGGCGGCACGGGACCTCTCGGGGCTGGGGATCCGGGTCAATACCATCGCCCCCGGCATCTTCGACACCCCGATGCTCGCCGGGATGTCGGACGAGGTGCGGGAGTCGCTCGGGAAGATGGCTCCCTTCCCGCGCCGGCTCGGGCAGCCGTCGGAGTATGCGGCGCTGGTGAGGCACATCGTCGAGAACCCGATGATCAACGGGGAGGTGATCCGCCTGGACGGCGCGATCCGCCTCGCCCCGAGGTAG